Proteins encoded within one genomic window of Bacillus thuringiensis:
- a CDS encoding DeoR/GlpR family DNA-binding transcription regulator — MLTPERHQMILQLVKEQKVVKLQQLVERTESSESTIRRDLAQLEKQRLLKRVHGGAAVLTGKGQEPTMVEKSSKNIQIKQQIAKYAANIVEQGDCIYLDAGSTTFEMIPFLINKDVTVVTNGLMHIEALVENNIRAYLLGGMMKSRTKALIGAMAQESMQKYRFDKCFLGANGVHEQLGFTTPDPEEALLKQMALTLANEGYFLIDESKFSEVAFAKIANVEEANIITNYLEIDLEKYKRQTNVIEADKQ; from the coding sequence ATGTTAACTCCTGAACGTCATCAAATGATATTACAACTTGTAAAAGAGCAGAAGGTTGTTAAGTTACAACAATTAGTAGAAAGAACAGAAAGCTCTGAATCAACAATTCGTCGTGATTTAGCACAATTGGAAAAGCAAAGGTTATTAAAAAGAGTTCATGGTGGTGCCGCTGTTTTAACAGGAAAAGGACAGGAGCCAACGATGGTTGAAAAATCATCCAAAAACATTCAAATAAAACAACAAATTGCGAAGTATGCGGCTAACATAGTTGAACAAGGTGATTGTATTTATTTAGATGCAGGAAGTACAACATTTGAAATGATTCCATTCTTAATAAATAAAGATGTTACAGTCGTTACGAATGGACTTATGCATATTGAAGCTTTAGTTGAAAATAATATTCGTGCCTATTTGCTAGGCGGAATGATGAAGAGTAGGACGAAAGCTTTAATCGGTGCAATGGCGCAGGAAAGTATGCAGAAGTATCGTTTTGATAAATGTTTTTTAGGGGCGAATGGTGTACATGAACAGCTTGGTTTTACAACTCCAGATCCAGAAGAGGCACTTTTAAAGCAAATGGCATTAACATTAGCAAATGAAGGATATTTCTTAATTGATGAAAGTAAGTTTTCAGAAGTTGCGTTTGCGAAAATTGCCAATGTTGAAGAGGCAAATATTATTACAAACTATTTAGAAATTGATTTAGAAAAATATAAAAGACAAACCAATGTAATTGAGGCTGATAAACAATGA
- a CDS encoding iron-containing alcohol dehydrogenase, whose product MQNFVFRNPTKLIFGKGQLEQLKTEIPQFGKKVLLVYGGGSIKRNDIYDNVISILKDINAEVFELTGVEPNPRVSTVKKGIQICKDNGVEFILAVGGGSVIDCTKAIAAGSKYDGDVWDIVTKKTFASEALPFGTVLTLAATGSEMNAGSVITNWETNEKYGWGSPVTFPQFSILDPIHTASVPKDQTIYGMVDIMSHVLEQYFHHGTNTELQDRYCESVLKTVIETAPKLLSDLENYEHRETILYCGTMALNGILAMGVKGDWATHNIEHAVSAVHDIPHGGGLAILFPNWMKHVLDENVSRFKQFAIRVFDVETDGKTDREVALEGVEALRQFWTSIEAPVTLSDYAIGENEIDLMADKAMAYGEFGNFKKLNKDDVLSIYKASL is encoded by the coding sequence ATGCAAAATTTTGTATTTCGTAATCCGACGAAACTTATTTTCGGTAAAGGTCAATTAGAACAGTTAAAAACTGAAATTCCACAGTTCGGTAAAAAAGTTCTTCTCGTATACGGGGGAGGCAGCATTAAAAGAAACGATATTTATGATAATGTAATTTCTATTTTAAAGGATATTAATGCAGAAGTATTTGAATTGACGGGTGTTGAGCCGAACCCTCGTGTATCAACTGTAAAGAAAGGGATTCAAATTTGTAAAGATAATGGAGTCGAATTTATTTTAGCAGTTGGTGGAGGAAGTGTAATCGACTGTACGAAAGCGATTGCTGCTGGTAGCAAATATGATGGAGATGTATGGGATATTGTAACGAAAAAAACATTTGCTAGTGAGGCATTACCATTTGGTACTGTGCTTACTCTTGCAGCAACAGGATCTGAAATGAATGCTGGTTCTGTAATTACAAACTGGGAAACGAATGAAAAATATGGCTGGGGTAGCCCAGTTACCTTCCCACAGTTTTCGATTTTAGATCCAATTCATACTGCTTCTGTACCGAAAGATCAAACAATTTACGGTATGGTAGATATTATGTCGCACGTATTAGAACAATATTTCCATCATGGAACAAATACAGAACTACAAGATCGTTATTGTGAATCTGTTTTAAAAACAGTAATTGAGACAGCTCCTAAGCTTTTAAGTGATCTAGAAAATTATGAGCATAGAGAAACTATTTTATATTGCGGTACTATGGCGTTAAACGGTATTTTAGCGATGGGAGTAAAAGGAGATTGGGCGACTCATAATATTGAGCATGCAGTTTCAGCTGTTCATGATATACCGCATGGAGGCGGCTTAGCAATTCTATTCCCGAACTGGATGAAGCATGTTTTAGATGAAAATGTAAGTCGTTTTAAACAGTTTGCTATTCGCGTATTCGATGTAGAAACAGATGGAAAGACTGATCGAGAAGTTGCGTTAGAAGGAGTTGAGGCGTTACGTCAATTTTGGACTTCAATTGAGGCACCAGTAACATTATCTGATTACGCTATTGGAGAAAATGAAATTGATTTAATGGCGGATAAAGCGATGGCTTATGGTGAATTTGGTAATTTTAAAAAATTAAATAAAGATGATGTTTTAAGCATATATAAAGCTTCTTTATAA
- a CDS encoding DUF420 domain-containing protein, producing the protein MVDQSTNQKSYAPIVITLSVIVNAIILFLFFGPVGYEGEVHFDVTILPMLNAIFNSFTFVFLLAALFSIIKKNVKMHRGFILAAFTTTLLFCVSYLSYHYLAPATHFGGEGFIKYVYFIILITHIILAAIIVPLALFALVFGFTNQLTRHRKIVRWTMPIWLYVSLSGVIVYLMISPYYQ; encoded by the coding sequence TTGGTGGATCAATCAACAAATCAGAAAAGCTATGCTCCTATTGTGATAACGCTTTCTGTAATTGTAAATGCGATTATTTTATTTTTGTTCTTTGGACCTGTTGGCTATGAAGGAGAAGTACATTTTGATGTAACGATTTTACCAATGTTAAACGCGATTTTTAATAGCTTTACGTTCGTATTTTTATTAGCAGCGTTATTCTCTATTATTAAAAAGAATGTGAAAATGCATCGTGGTTTCATCCTTGCAGCATTTACGACAACTTTACTATTTTGTGTGTCGTATTTATCGTATCATTACTTAGCACCGGCAACACATTTTGGCGGAGAAGGATTCATTAAATATGTGTATTTCATCATTTTAATTACACATATTATCCTAGCAGCAATTATCGTACCACTTGCATTGTTTGCGCTTGTATTTGGTTTTACAAATCAATTAACACGTCACCGTAAAATTGTACGTTGGACGATGCCGATTTGGTTATATGTAAGTTTATCTGGTGTTATTGTTTACTTAATGATCTCACCTTATTATCAATAA
- the gabP gene encoding GABA permease — MDKNLKKDLKIRHITMISIGGVIGAGLFVGSGAVVHSAGPGSIVSYALAGLLVIFVMRMLGEMAAINPTSGSFATYAREAIGPWAGYTIGWLYWFFWVIVIAIEATAGAGIIQYWIPEIPLWLLSLILTILLTLTNVFSVKSFGEFEYWFSFIKVISIVLFLCLGLAVILGFVPGTEAPGTSNLVGQGGFMPNGISSVLLGITVVIFSFMGSEIVAVAAGESAEPVKAVKTATNSVIWRILVFFIGSIAVVVTLLPWNSANILKSPFVAVLEHIGIPAAAQIMNFIVLTAVLSCLNSGLYTNSRMLFSMAERGDAPKTFLKLNSSGVPVRAVLFGTFFAYIGVVFSYISPDKVFLFLVNASGGIALLVYLVIAVSHLKIRKKMGRVEQQNLKVKMWFFPYVTYVTIAAIIAVLVAMLAIESLRSQALLTMLVTVLIIISYFIFNRNKNSTVLNTKNKNEESVRF, encoded by the coding sequence TTGGATAAAAATCTTAAGAAAGACCTCAAAATACGCCACATTACAATGATTTCAATTGGTGGCGTAATAGGAGCTGGTTTGTTTGTTGGAAGTGGGGCGGTTGTACATTCAGCCGGACCCGGTTCTATCGTTTCATATGCATTAGCAGGACTTCTAGTTATTTTTGTTATGAGAATGCTTGGGGAAATGGCAGCTATTAATCCGACAAGTGGTTCATTTGCAACATATGCAAGAGAGGCAATTGGTCCATGGGCAGGTTATACAATTGGGTGGCTATATTGGTTTTTCTGGGTAATTGTTATTGCAATAGAAGCGACAGCAGGTGCTGGTATTATTCAATACTGGATTCCAGAAATCCCGCTTTGGTTATTAAGCCTAATATTAACGATTTTATTAACATTGACGAATGTTTTTTCAGTGAAATCATTTGGAGAGTTTGAATATTGGTTTTCTTTTATTAAAGTAATAAGTATTGTTTTGTTCCTTTGTCTTGGGCTAGCTGTTATTTTAGGATTTGTACCAGGAACGGAAGCACCTGGCACTTCGAATTTAGTAGGACAAGGAGGATTTATGCCAAACGGTATAAGTTCGGTGCTACTTGGAATTACTGTCGTAATATTTTCATTTATGGGATCTGAGATTGTTGCGGTAGCTGCTGGAGAGTCTGCTGAGCCTGTAAAAGCAGTAAAAACAGCAACAAATAGTGTAATTTGGCGTATTCTCGTATTTTTCATTGGATCTATCGCTGTAGTTGTTACACTTCTTCCATGGAATTCAGCGAACATACTAAAAAGTCCGTTTGTAGCGGTACTGGAACATATAGGAATACCAGCGGCAGCACAAATTATGAATTTTATCGTTTTAACAGCTGTACTTTCATGTTTAAATTCGGGTTTATATACAAACTCAAGAATGCTTTTTTCGATGGCAGAAAGAGGAGATGCTCCAAAGACGTTTTTGAAATTGAACAGTAGTGGTGTTCCAGTCCGGGCAGTTTTATTCGGAACGTTCTTCGCTTATATTGGAGTTGTTTTCAGTTACATATCTCCAGATAAAGTATTTTTGTTTTTAGTGAATGCATCTGGCGGGATTGCGTTACTAGTTTATCTCGTTATAGCTGTTTCGCATTTAAAGATTCGTAAAAAAATGGGAAGAGTAGAACAACAAAATTTGAAAGTGAAAATGTGGTTCTTCCCATATGTGACGTATGTTACAATTGCGGCTATTATAGCAGTTTTAGTTGCGATGCTTGCAATTGAATCTTTACGTTCACAAGCACTTTTGACGATGCTTGTTACGGTTCTTATAATCATTTCTTATTTTATTTTTAATAGAAATAAAAATAGTACAGTGTTGAATACTAAAAATAAGAATGAGGAATCTGTTCGATTCTAA
- a CDS encoding chitinase, with the protein MLNKFKFICCTLVIFLLLPLAPFQAQAANNLGSKLLVGYWHNFDNGTGIIKLKDVSPKWDVINVSFGETGGDRSTVEFSPVYGTDAEFKSDISYLKSKGKKVVLSIGGQNGVVLLPDNAAKQRFINSIQSLIDKYGFDGIDIDLESGIYLNGNDTNFKNPTTPQIVNLISAIRTISDHYGPDFLLSMAPETAYVQGGYSAYGSIWGAYLPIIYGVKDKLTYIHVQHYNAGSGIGMDGNNYNQGTADYEVAMADMLLHGFPVGGNANNIFPALRSDQVMIGLPAAPAAAPSGGYISPTEMKKALDYIIKGIPFGGKYKLSNQSGYPAFRGLMSWSINWDAKNNFEFSSNYRTYFDAIPLQK; encoded by the coding sequence ATGTTAAACAAGTTCAAATTCATTTGTTGTACTTTAGTAATTTTCTTACTGCTACCGCTAGCTCCCTTTCAAGCACAAGCTGCAAACAATTTAGGATCAAAATTACTCGTTGGATACTGGCATAACTTCGATAACGGTACTGGCATTATTAAATTAAAAGACGTTTCACCAAAATGGGATGTAATCAACGTATCTTTCGGTGAAACTGGTGGTGATCGTTCCACTGTTGAATTTTCTCCTGTGTATGGTACAGATGCAGAGTTCAAATCAGATATTTCTTATTTAAAAAGTAAAGGAAAAAAAGTAGTTCTTTCAATTGGTGGACAAAACGGGGTCGTTTTACTTCCTGATAATGCCGCTAAGCAACGTTTTATTAATTCCATACAATCTCTAATCGATAAATACGGTTTTGATGGAATAGATATTGACCTTGAATCAGGTATTTACTTAAACGGAAATGACACTAATTTCAAAAACCCAACGACTCCTCAAATCGTAAATCTTATTTCAGCTATTCGAACAATCTCAGATCATTATGGTCCAGACTTTCTATTAAGCATGGCTCCTGAAACAGCTTATGTTCAAGGCGGATATAGCGCATACGGAAGCATATGGGGTGCATATTTACCGATTATTTACGGAGTGAAAGACAAACTAACATACATTCACGTCCAACACTACAACGCTGGCAGTGGTATTGGAATGGACGGTAATAACTACAATCAAGGTACTGCAGACTACGAAGTCGCGATGGCAGATATGCTCTTACATGGTTTTCCAGTAGGGGGTAATGCAAATAACATTTTCCCAGCTCTTCGTTCGGATCAAGTAATGATTGGACTTCCTGCAGCACCAGCGGCAGCTCCAAGTGGCGGATATATTTCTCCAACTGAAATGAAAAAAGCTTTAGATTATATCATTAAAGGCATTCCTTTCGGCGGAAAGTATAAACTTTCAAATCAAAGTGGCTATCCTGCCTTCCGCGGTCTAATGTCTTGGTCTATTAATTGGGATGCAAAAAATAACTTTGAATTCTCTAGTAACTATAGAACATATTTTGATGCTATTCCCTTACAAAAATAA
- a CDS encoding metallophosphoesterase, which produces MNTHHVKEEQKKSIVKIFIISFISIVTISISLYFYATEIERKLVTVTWNEIEASTIPKEFNNKKILQFSDVHLGPEFTLKQLENLVEKMNALSPDLVVFTGDLIDKFGSYKAEREEAKNILQKIHAPLGKYAVFGNHDRGGGGSLFYKKYMEEAGFSVLVNEVQKIKAENGKYITISGLDDFLLGKPQIDMTLKHVRQQDFNMLLVHEPDVVDKVARYPVDFQMSGHSHGGQVQIPFIGPLITTKLAESHVEGMYELEGKNKLLHLYVNRGIGTTRMPVRFWSVPELSVFVLKQNSN; this is translated from the coding sequence ATGAATACGCATCATGTAAAAGAAGAACAGAAAAAATCAATCGTCAAGATATTTATAATCAGTTTCATAAGTATAGTAACGATTTCTATAAGTTTGTATTTCTATGCGACAGAAATAGAACGAAAACTAGTAACAGTTACGTGGAATGAAATAGAAGCTTCTACAATTCCTAAAGAGTTTAATAATAAAAAAATATTGCAGTTCTCAGATGTACATTTAGGGCCAGAATTCACATTGAAACAACTAGAAAATTTGGTGGAGAAGATGAATGCATTAAGTCCAGATCTAGTAGTTTTCACAGGGGATTTAATAGATAAGTTTGGATCGTATAAAGCAGAAAGAGAAGAAGCGAAAAATATTTTACAGAAAATACATGCGCCCTTAGGGAAATATGCTGTGTTTGGGAATCACGATAGGGGCGGTGGAGGTAGTTTATTTTATAAAAAGTATATGGAGGAAGCTGGTTTCTCTGTGTTAGTAAATGAAGTGCAGAAAATTAAAGCGGAAAACGGTAAATATATTACAATATCAGGTTTGGATGATTTTTTATTAGGGAAGCCACAAATAGACATGACTTTAAAACATGTAAGGCAACAAGATTTCAATATGTTATTAGTACATGAGCCGGATGTTGTAGATAAAGTAGCTCGTTATCCGGTTGATTTTCAAATGTCAGGACATAGTCACGGAGGACAAGTTCAAATTCCTTTTATAGGGCCATTAATTACTACAAAACTAGCTGAAAGTCATGTTGAAGGTATGTATGAATTAGAAGGAAAGAATAAGCTATTACATTTATACGTAAATCGTGGTATTGGGACAACTCGAATGCCTGTTAGATTTTGGAGTGTACCTGAACTTTCAGTATTTGTATTGAAGCAAAATAGTAACTAA
- a CDS encoding formate/nitrite transporter family protein yields MSVFTPEEITALAANSGRKKAHLSLLPMLILGFFGGAFIALGYLLDIHVIGTMPKAWGSFTSFLGAAVFPIGLILVILAGGELVTGNMMTVSMAWLQKKITLFYFIRNLIIVTLSNFIGAVFVAYFFGHIVGLTEGAFLAKTVSIAQAKLQDTPLQAFISAIGCNWLVCLAVWLSMGSKEFIGKIIGIWFPVMTFVAIGFQHVVANMFVVPAAIFAGHLTWIEYFPNFIFVFFGNLVGGMLFVALPYFISYNKKLPSNKEQTELKKKSVSA; encoded by the coding sequence ATGTCTGTATTTACACCAGAAGAAATTACGGCACTTGCGGCTAATTCTGGAAGAAAAAAAGCTCATTTATCATTACTCCCTATGCTAATTCTCGGTTTTTTTGGCGGTGCTTTCATAGCATTAGGGTATTTACTCGATATTCATGTTATTGGAACAATGCCAAAGGCTTGGGGATCCTTTACTAGTTTTCTAGGCGCTGCTGTATTCCCTATCGGTCTTATTCTCGTTATTCTTGCAGGCGGTGAACTAGTAACTGGTAACATGATGACAGTTTCCATGGCCTGGCTTCAAAAGAAAATTACTTTATTTTATTTCATACGAAATTTAATTATTGTTACATTGAGCAACTTCATAGGCGCTGTATTCGTTGCTTATTTTTTCGGTCATATCGTCGGATTAACAGAGGGAGCTTTTTTAGCGAAAACGGTTTCTATTGCGCAAGCTAAACTACAAGATACACCACTACAAGCTTTCATTTCTGCAATCGGATGTAATTGGCTCGTTTGTTTAGCTGTTTGGCTCAGTATGGGAAGTAAAGAATTTATCGGAAAAATTATCGGCATTTGGTTCCCAGTTATGACTTTTGTTGCGATTGGATTTCAACACGTTGTAGCCAATATGTTTGTCGTCCCAGCTGCAATTTTTGCTGGTCATTTAACATGGATTGAATATTTTCCAAACTTCATTTTTGTTTTCTTCGGAAACTTAGTAGGAGGCATGTTATTTGTAGCGTTACCTTATTTCATATCTTATAATAAGAAACTACCTTCTAATAAAGAACAAACGGAATTAAAGAAAAAATCTGTATCCGCTTAA
- a CDS encoding HU family DNA-binding protein, with the protein MNKTELIKNVAQNAEISQKEATVVVQTVVESITNTLAAGEKVQLIGFGTFEVRERAARTGRNPQTGEEMQIAASKVPAFKAGKELKEAVK; encoded by the coding sequence ATGAACAAAACAGAATTAATTAAAAACGTAGCACAAAATGCTGAGATTTCTCAAAAAGAAGCTACTGTAGTTGTACAAACTGTAGTAGAATCAATCACTAACACTTTAGCTGCTGGTGAAAAAGTACAACTTATCGGATTCGGTACATTCGAAGTTCGCGAAAGAGCTGCTCGTACAGGCCGTAACCCACAAACTGGTGAAGAAATGCAAATCGCAGCTTCTAAAGTACCTGCTTTCAAAGCTGGTAAAGAACTAAAAGAAGCTGTAAAATAA
- a CDS encoding GNAT family N-acetyltransferase — MLKDMIIRTFHKEDLEQVLQLFYETVHTINAKDYNVLQLQAWAPERLDRESWLHSLEKNSSYVADHNGVIVGFGDYNENHYVDRLFTHKDHQGKRIASSILQTLEKEAVNLGHREIYTEASITAKPFFESNGFICIKGQKKQHNGQIFINYVMKKIALS, encoded by the coding sequence ATGTTAAAAGATATGATCATTAGAACATTCCATAAAGAGGATTTAGAACAAGTATTACAGTTGTTCTATGAAACAGTTCATACAATTAATGCAAAAGATTATAACGTGTTACAGCTACAGGCATGGGCACCAGAGCGACTAGATAGAGAAAGTTGGTTACATTCTTTAGAGAAGAATAGTAGTTATGTAGCGGATCATAACGGTGTGATAGTCGGATTTGGAGATTATAATGAGAATCATTACGTAGATCGCTTATTTACACATAAAGATCATCAAGGGAAAAGGATAGCTTCATCCATATTACAGACGTTAGAAAAAGAAGCAGTGAACTTGGGCCATAGGGAGATATATACAGAGGCGAGTATTACAGCAAAACCTTTCTTTGAAAGTAACGGTTTTATTTGCATAAAGGGACAAAAGAAACAGCATAATGGTCAGATTTTTATTAATTATGTAATGAAAAAAATAGCCCTCTCGTAA
- a CDS encoding heavy metal translocating P-type ATPase: MNEQKEANLQISGMTCAACANRIEKGLKKVEGVHDANVNFALEKTKIMYDPQKTNPQQFKEKVESLGYGIVSDKAEFTVSGMTCAACANRVEKRLNKLEGVHGATVNFALESATVDFNPDEINVNEMKSAITKLGYKLEVKSDEQDGSTDHRLQEIERQKKKFIISFILSFPLLWAMVSHFSFTSFIYLPDMLMNPWVQLALATPVQFIIGGQFYVGAYKALRNKSANMDVLVALGTSAAYFYSVYLSIQSIGSSEHMTDLYFETSAVLITLIILGKLFEAKAKGRSSEAIKKLMGLQAKTATVVRDGTEMKILIEEVVAGDIVYVKPGEKIPVDGEIVEGKSAIDESMLTGESIPVDKTIGDLVIGSTMNKNGFLKVKATKVGRDTALAQIIKVVEEAQGSKAPIQRVADQISGIFVPVVVVIAIITFAVWMIFVTPGDFGGALEKMIAVLVIACPCALGLATPTSIMAGSGRSAEYGILFKGGEHLEATHRLDTVILDKTGTVTNGKPVLTDVIVADGFHEEEILRLVGAAEKNSEHPLAEAIVEGIKEKKIDIPSSETFEAIPGFGIESVVEGKQLLIGTRRLMKKFDIDIEEISKSMEELEREGKTAMLIAINKEYAGIVAVADTVKDTSKAAIARLKKMGLDVVMITGDNTQTAQAIAKQVGIDHVIAEVLPEGKAEEVKKLQAQGKKVAMVGDGINDAPALATADIGMAIGTGTDVAMEAADITLIRGDLNSIADAIFMSKMTIRNIKQNLFWALAYNGLGIPIAAFGFLAPWVAGAAMAFSSVSVVLNALRLQRVKLK; the protein is encoded by the coding sequence ATGAATGAACAAAAAGAGGCCAATCTTCAAATATCAGGAATGACATGTGCGGCGTGTGCAAATAGAATTGAAAAAGGTCTGAAAAAAGTAGAAGGTGTTCATGATGCAAATGTAAATTTTGCACTTGAAAAAACAAAAATAATGTATGATCCCCAAAAAACAAATCCACAACAATTTAAGGAAAAAGTTGAATCGTTAGGATATGGAATTGTAAGTGATAAAGCTGAATTTACTGTTTCAGGAATGACATGCGCAGCATGTGCCAATAGAGTAGAAAAGCGTTTAAATAAATTAGAAGGTGTGCACGGAGCGACAGTAAATTTCGCTTTAGAATCAGCTACAGTAGATTTTAATCCTGATGAAATTAATGTAAATGAAATGAAGAGTGCAATTACGAAATTAGGATATAAATTAGAAGTGAAATCAGATGAGCAAGATGGATCAACTGATCATCGCTTACAAGAAATTGAGCGACAAAAGAAGAAGTTTATCATTTCGTTTATTTTATCATTCCCGTTACTGTGGGCGATGGTAAGTCACTTCTCATTTACATCGTTTATTTATTTACCTGATATGCTTATGAATCCTTGGGTGCAGCTAGCTCTTGCAACACCAGTTCAATTTATCATTGGTGGACAGTTTTATGTTGGGGCTTATAAAGCGTTACGTAATAAAAGTGCTAACATGGATGTTCTTGTGGCACTTGGAACATCGGCTGCTTATTTCTATAGTGTATATTTAAGCATTCAATCTATCGGTTCTTCGGAACATATGACAGATTTATATTTTGAAACGAGCGCGGTACTTATTACACTAATTATTTTAGGTAAATTATTTGAAGCAAAAGCAAAGGGACGTTCATCAGAAGCAATTAAAAAGTTGATGGGTTTACAAGCAAAGACAGCTACAGTTGTACGAGATGGAACAGAAATGAAAATTTTAATCGAAGAAGTAGTAGCTGGTGATATCGTTTATGTAAAGCCTGGTGAAAAAATTCCGGTAGATGGTGAGATTGTAGAAGGAAAATCAGCAATTGATGAATCGATGTTAACGGGTGAAAGTATTCCAGTTGATAAAACAATTGGGGATTTAGTAATCGGTTCTACAATGAATAAAAATGGATTTTTAAAAGTGAAAGCAACTAAGGTAGGAAGAGATACTGCATTAGCTCAAATTATTAAAGTAGTAGAAGAGGCTCAAGGTTCAAAAGCTCCTATTCAAAGGGTAGCAGATCAAATTTCAGGTATTTTCGTACCGGTTGTAGTTGTAATTGCTATTATTACATTTGCAGTGTGGATGATATTTGTTACACCAGGTGATTTTGGCGGGGCACTTGAGAAAATGATAGCAGTACTTGTTATCGCATGTCCATGTGCATTAGGTCTTGCGACACCTACATCTATTATGGCTGGATCAGGAAGATCAGCTGAGTATGGCATTTTATTTAAAGGCGGGGAACATTTAGAAGCAACGCATCGATTAGATACAGTTATTCTAGATAAAACAGGTACTGTGACAAATGGGAAACCGGTATTAACAGATGTAATTGTAGCAGATGGATTTCACGAAGAAGAGATACTACGTTTAGTAGGTGCGGCAGAAAAAAATTCTGAACACCCACTCGCAGAAGCGATTGTAGAAGGAATTAAAGAAAAGAAAATTGATATCCCAAGTTCAGAAACGTTTGAAGCGATTCCGGGATTCGGTATCGAATCAGTTGTAGAAGGGAAACAACTATTAATTGGTACACGTCGATTAATGAAGAAATTCGATATTGATATTGAAGAAATTTCTAAATCAATGGAAGAGCTAGAACGAGAAGGAAAAACAGCAATGCTTATTGCGATCAATAAAGAATATGCTGGTATAGTGGCCGTTGCAGATACTGTAAAAGATACTTCAAAAGCAGCTATCGCAAGACTGAAGAAAATGGGTCTAGACGTTGTTATGATTACAGGAGATAATACACAAACTGCTCAAGCAATCGCTAAGCAAGTTGGTATTGATCATGTAATTGCAGAAGTATTACCAGAAGGAAAAGCAGAAGAAGTGAAAAAACTTCAAGCGCAAGGTAAGAAAGTGGCAATGGTTGGAGATGGAATAAATGATGCACCTGCTCTTGCTACGGCGGATATCGGTATGGCAATTGGAACAGGAACGGATGTAGCGATGGAAGCAGCAGATATTACGTTAATTCGTGGTGATTTAAATAGTATTGCTGATGCAATCTTTATGAGTAAGATGACGATAAGAAATATTAAGCAAAATTTATTCTGGGCACTAGCCTATAACGGCTTAGGAATCCCAATTGCAGCGTTCGGCTTCTTAGCACCTTGGGTTGCAGGAGCAGCTATGGCATTTAGTTCTGTATCGGTCGTATTAAATGCATTACGATTGCAAAGAGTGAAGTTAAAATAA
- the copZ gene encoding copper chaperone CopZ, translated as MEQLTLKVEGMSCGHCVNAIESSVKELNGVEQVKVQLAEGTVEVTIDSSAITLKDIVAVIEDQGYDVQ; from the coding sequence ATGGAACAGTTAACATTAAAAGTTGAAGGTATGTCTTGTGGACATTGTGTAAATGCTATCGAAAGCAGTGTGAAAGAGTTAAACGGTGTTGAACAAGTGAAGGTTCAATTGGCAGAAGGAACAGTTGAAGTTACTATCGATTCGTCTGCTATAACACTAAAAGATATCGTTGCTGTAATCGAAGATCAAGGATACGATGTTCAATAA
- a CDS encoding metal-sensing transcriptional repressor → MDHKEHESVTHRSEKEKEQIINRLKRIEGQVRGIQNMIENDRYCVDILVQISAINAAMKKVGMGVLKNHTSHCVSGAIKNGNGDEAIEELMTVFERFSKA, encoded by the coding sequence ATGGATCATAAAGAGCATGAATCAGTAACACATAGATCAGAAAAAGAAAAAGAGCAAATTATAAATAGATTGAAGAGAATCGAAGGACAAGTTCGTGGTATTCAAAATATGATTGAAAATGATCGTTATTGCGTGGATATTTTAGTGCAAATTTCAGCGATTAATGCAGCAATGAAAAAAGTAGGGATGGGTGTCCTCAAAAACCATACGAGTCATTGTGTTTCGGGCGCTATTAAAAACGGTAATGGTGACGAAGCAATTGAAGAATTAATGACAGTATTTGAACGTTTTTCAAAAGCGTAA